A window of Castanea sativa cultivar Marrone di Chiusa Pesio chromosome 1, ASM4071231v1 contains these coding sequences:
- the LOC142610772 gene encoding uncharacterized protein LOC142610772 isoform X1 yields the protein MSLNKRRCSVTSVCLQQDPFLWKWNPGTPQTCSNSQAGAGAGAGPSNVNVNVEPTPTDPFYLNLNMEMRPLSTWPVSPIPFNCTYCHVLREIIFTNGTKTNKLEIHGRLGVVCHAILQNHQHVDVNITSSSSTNQSQMFDFCKKSIEDVRQFLINYCVEQKLAGYVMVQDPLAFFYEAICVGLDWDDDDVFEPSPTNSGEEAKQETQRTPKVSLAAQRDRAGKLTLEEVGRHFHLPIEEASRRMKLCPTVLKKICRRYGIHRWPYRKVKSIRRQISNLTASLNSRDAEARANAQAEIDRLQQELTNVCAGVSIDAG from the exons ATGAGCCTCAACAAGCGGCGTTGCTCTGTGACCTCTGTCTGTCTTCAG CAGGACCCCTTTCTGTGGAAGTGGAATCCCGGAACTCCTCAAACTTGTTCTAATTCTCaagcgggtgcgggtgcgggtgcgggtccCTCCAATGTCAATGTCAACGTTGAACCAACTCCAACCGATcctttttatttgaatttgaatatggAGATGAGGCCTCTTTCTACTTGGCCCGTCTCACCAATCCCATTTAACTGTACTTATTGCCATGTCCTCCGAGAGATCATTTTTACTAATG GGACTAAGACCAATAAGCTTGAGATTCATGGAAGACTCGGTGTGGTCTGTCATGCTATTCTTCAGAATCATCAACATGTCGATGTCAAtatcacttcttcttcttcaaccaatCAATCTCAAATGTTTGA TTTTTGCAAGAAAAGCATAGAAGATGTGAGGCAGTTCTTAATAAATTACTGTGTGGAGCAAAAACTAGCGGGCTACGTTATGGTGCAAGATCCACTAGCATTCTTTTATGAAGCCATCTGTGTTGGACTGGACTGGGATGACGATGATGTTTTTGAACCATCCCCAACGAATTCAG GAGAGGAGGCCAAGCAGGAGACACAGAGGACGCCTAAGGTTTCCCTTGCCGCACAG AGGGACAGAGCAGGAAAGTTGACATTGGAAGAGGTTGGCCGTCACTTCCATCTCCCTATTGAAGAGGCTTCTAGGAGAATGAAATTATGCCCTACTGTTCTGAAGAAGATATGCAGAAGATATGGAATTCATCGATGGCCCTATAGAAAG GTTAAAAGCATTCGGAGGCAAATATCAAATTTGACAGCAAGTTTAAATTCACGTGATGCAGAGGCAAGGGCAAATGCTCAAGCTGAAATTGATAGACTTCAACAAGAACTGACCAATGTTTGTGCAGGGGTCTCAATAGATGCTGGTTAA
- the LOC142610772 gene encoding uncharacterized protein LOC142610772 isoform X2 yields the protein MSLNKRRCSVTSVCLQDPFLWKWNPGTPQTCSNSQAGAGAGAGPSNVNVNVEPTPTDPFYLNLNMEMRPLSTWPVSPIPFNCTYCHVLREIIFTNGTKTNKLEIHGRLGVVCHAILQNHQHVDVNITSSSSTNQSQMFDFCKKSIEDVRQFLINYCVEQKLAGYVMVQDPLAFFYEAICVGLDWDDDDVFEPSPTNSGEEAKQETQRTPKVSLAAQRDRAGKLTLEEVGRHFHLPIEEASRRMKLCPTVLKKICRRYGIHRWPYRKVKSIRRQISNLTASLNSRDAEARANAQAEIDRLQQELTNVCAGVSIDAG from the exons ATGAGCCTCAACAAGCGGCGTTGCTCTGTGACCTCTGTCTGTCTTCAG GACCCCTTTCTGTGGAAGTGGAATCCCGGAACTCCTCAAACTTGTTCTAATTCTCaagcgggtgcgggtgcgggtgcgggtccCTCCAATGTCAATGTCAACGTTGAACCAACTCCAACCGATcctttttatttgaatttgaatatggAGATGAGGCCTCTTTCTACTTGGCCCGTCTCACCAATCCCATTTAACTGTACTTATTGCCATGTCCTCCGAGAGATCATTTTTACTAATG GGACTAAGACCAATAAGCTTGAGATTCATGGAAGACTCGGTGTGGTCTGTCATGCTATTCTTCAGAATCATCAACATGTCGATGTCAAtatcacttcttcttcttcaaccaatCAATCTCAAATGTTTGA TTTTTGCAAGAAAAGCATAGAAGATGTGAGGCAGTTCTTAATAAATTACTGTGTGGAGCAAAAACTAGCGGGCTACGTTATGGTGCAAGATCCACTAGCATTCTTTTATGAAGCCATCTGTGTTGGACTGGACTGGGATGACGATGATGTTTTTGAACCATCCCCAACGAATTCAG GAGAGGAGGCCAAGCAGGAGACACAGAGGACGCCTAAGGTTTCCCTTGCCGCACAG AGGGACAGAGCAGGAAAGTTGACATTGGAAGAGGTTGGCCGTCACTTCCATCTCCCTATTGAAGAGGCTTCTAGGAGAATGAAATTATGCCCTACTGTTCTGAAGAAGATATGCAGAAGATATGGAATTCATCGATGGCCCTATAGAAAG GTTAAAAGCATTCGGAGGCAAATATCAAATTTGACAGCAAGTTTAAATTCACGTGATGCAGAGGCAAGGGCAAATGCTCAAGCTGAAATTGATAGACTTCAACAAGAACTGACCAATGTTTGTGCAGGGGTCTCAATAGATGCTGGTTAA
- the LOC142609670 gene encoding uncharacterized protein LOC142609670, which produces MAMVSKNSCQMQTNPKLSLVSSITLLLQTLNPQSPTISNLSSAPLNHFSPQLNPNLVIQVIKNQTNPYHALFFFNWASNPNPNPNNYFHTHHCYLAITDLLLSHSLFSTASSLLLNSHKLSDFMLGKVIKAFGDRGNIRSAIYWFHQAKLIENGHCLFSYNAILGVLVRANRINLAKAFYDQIVKEGVVKPDVSTYTTMIRGFCKMGMIKNAKKVFDEMSCGPNLITYNTMINGFCKKGDMESAQSFFKQMMDRDFLPDTVTYTTLIDGYCKKGELDEAMKCLSSMVNRGCDPNVLTYNALINGLCLSGNVDEAKRMMTKMRLNGLKDNVATHTSILKGLCIVGNSDEAVKHLKEMVSLGMKVDVQAYGVVVNEYCKIRKPNEAISLLKEMNARCLNPSVSSFNAVFRVLVENGELEKAVLLLKQMPQMGCSPNFLSYSRIICSLCRMRGKMQEVEEVVSDLLQNGHDIDATMYNCLIKGYCEDGNEQMAMRVFYETIEKKYVISVESFSIFVKELCAKGKVIEATMVFEEMCRRCYVLDVSSYKRLLDEQLGLYVDNQHRSMPLGHNEYSREVNS; this is translated from the coding sequence ATGGCAATGGTATCTAAGAACTCTTGTCAAATGCAAACCAATCCCAAGTTGTCCCTTGTATCCTCCATCACCTTACTTCTCCAAACTCTAAATCCCCAGAGTCCTACTATCTCAAACCTCAGTTCAGCTCCTCTGAACCACTTCTCACCTCAACTTAACCCAAACTTAGTCATCCAAGTCATCAAGAACCAGACCAATCCATACCATGCCCTATTCTTCTTCAACTGGGCCTCCAACCCTAATCCTAACCCGAACAACTATTTCCATACCCACCATTGTTACTTGGCCATCACTGACCTCCTCCTCTCTCACTCCCTCTTCTCCACTGCCTCCTCACTCCTCCTAAATTCCCACAAACTCTCCGACTTCATGCTAGGTAAGGTCATCAAAGCCTTCGGGGATCGTGGCAATATTAGGAGTGCAATTTATTGGTTTCACCAAGCgaaattgattgaaaatgggCATTGCTTATTTTCCTATAATGCCATATTGGGTGTGTTGGTAAGAGCAAATAGGATTAATTTGGCCAAGGCTTTCTATGATCAAATTGTGAAGGAAGGCGTGGTGAAACCGGATGTTTCCACTTATACCACAATGATTAGGGGGTTCTGTAAAATGGGTATGATTAAAAATGCAAAGaaggtgtttgatgaaatgtcttgtgggcctaaTTTGATTACTTACAACACTATGATTAATGGGTTCTGTAAGAAGGGTGATATGGAGAGCGCACAAAGcttttttaaacaaatgatgGATAGGGATTTCTTGCCCGATACAGTGACTTATACAACTTTGATTGACGGGTATTGTAAGAAAGGTGAATTGGATGAGGCAATGAAGTGCTTGAGCAGCATGGTGAATCGGGGTTGTGATCCAAATGTGTTGACGTACAATGCATTAATTAATGGTTTGTGTTTGAGTGGGAATGTTGATGAAGCAAAGAGGATGATGACAAAGATGAGGTTAAATGGGTTGAAGGATAATGTTGCAACACACACTAGTATATTAAAGGGGCTTTGCATTGTTGGGAATTCTGACGAAGCTGTTAAGCATCTAAAGGAGATGGTTAGTCTTGGGATGAAAGTAGATGTGCAAGCATATGGAGTTGTTGTTAATGAGTATTGCAAGATAAGGAAACCTAATGAAGCAATTTCCCTTTTGAAGGAGATGAATGCAAGATGCCTGAACCCAAGTGTCTCGAGTTTCAATGCCGTGTTTAGGGTTCTTGTGGAAAATGGGGAACTTGAAAAAGCTGTTCTTCTTTTAAAGCAAATGCCGCAAATGGGTTGCTCTCCAAACTTCTTATCATATAGCAGAATTATATGTAGTCTTTGTAGGATGAGAGGTAAGATGCAAGAAGTTGAAGAGGTTGTTAGTGACTTGCTTCAAAATGGTCATGACATTGATGCCACAATGTACAATTGCTTAATCAAAGGATATTGTGAGGATGGAAATGAGCAAATGGCAATGCGGGTTTTCTATGAGACAATTGAGAAGAAATATGTCATTAGTGTGGAAagcttttcaatttttgtcaaggAGTTGTGTGCAAAGGGAAAGGTTATTGAGGCCACGATGGTTTTTGAGGAGATGTGTAGGAGATGCTATGTACTTGACGTAAGTAGTTACAAAAGGTTGTTAGACGAGCAATTAGGTTTATATGTGGATAACCAGCATCGGAGTATGCCCCTTGGTCACAATGAGTACAGCAGAGAGGTAAATTCTTGA